In Takifugu flavidus isolate HTHZ2018 chromosome 5, ASM371156v2, whole genome shotgun sequence, the following proteins share a genomic window:
- the LOC130525946 gene encoding uncharacterized protein LOC130525946: MSVRFSGWRVEDSEYSVHHGELKMNKKPRRRGIYTMYHGTTVANAKLIVPNGFQRSQGGLLGEGVYVTRDVLKACNYPRNSTLSDRVVLKLRVRLGKCKEIRDDKDPLLTTWSKNGFDSAWVPPDAKMASVPSGLQENCVFDPRRVEVVGIARAHTSAIEKELVKLLDKKPEDRGDRKVCSLCRRRTHRDVPHVVQRCWACHQDICILMIEHKCGAKPCLAIFALELTINQKRNSDRSRVPGSAHEKTLKFSNSCFSRMSLRFSGWDVIYDENQPSGQLGATQQPTNCGIYTMYHGTSVASARLIIANGFKQSQRGMLGKGVYVSRDQTKAERYPLNNPASDRVVLELLVRVGRVKRINKDKHPLQYTWNEEGYDTAWVPPNCGMKAVPSGLEEDCVFDPKNIKVVAIAKAPAAVLQELQQLVATHLRDPAADGAIHVCPLCMREVRAGSHVTQACWSCNQDICIFMPRHVCRRV; this comes from the exons ATGTCAGTGAGATTCagtggatggagggtggaggacAGCGAGTACTCCGTTCACCACGGCGAGCTGAAGATGAATAAGAAGCCTCGTAGGCGAGGCATCTACACCATGTACCACGGCACCACGGTGGCCAACGCCAAGCTCATCGTCCCCAATGGATTCCAGCGGTCACAGGGCGGACTGCTGGGGGAGGGCGTGTACGTCACCCGGGACGTATTGAAGGCGTGCAACTATCCAAGGAACAGTACATTGTCAGACCGCGTGGTCTTGAAATTAAGAGTGCGTCTTGGGAAGTGCAAGGAAATCCGCGATGATAAAGACCCCCTGCTGACCACCTGGAGCAAGAATGGCTTTGATTCCGCCTGGGTGCCGCCTGACGCCAAGATGGCCTCTGTGCCCAGCGGGCTGCAGGAGAATTGTGTGTTTGACCCCcggagggtggaggtggtgggcaTTGCAAGGGCGCATACCTCTGCCATAGAGAAAGAGCTTGTGAAGCTTCTGGACAAAAAGCCGGAAGACCGCGGTGATAGAAAAGTTTGCTCATTGTGTAGAAGAAGAACTCACCGGGATGTTCCGCACGTCGTGCAGAGATGCTGGGCCTGCCACCAAGACATCTGCATTCTGATGATCGAGCATAAGTGTGGAGCCAAACCGTG TCTCGCGATATTTGCACTTGAACTCACAATAAACCAGAAGAGAAACTCAGACCGCTCCAGAGTTCCTGGCTCTGCTCACG aaaaaaCCTTAAAATTCTCGAACAGCTGCTTCAGCAGGATGTCGCTGCGGTTCAGTGGTTGGGATGTGATCTATGACGAAAACCAGCCGAGTGGCCAGCTCGGCGCGACGCAGCAACCCACGAATTGTGGCATCTACACCATGTACCACGGCACCAGCGTCGCCAGTGCTCGGCTCATCATCGCTAATGGCTTTAAGCAGTCCCAGAGAGGCATGCTCGGGAAGGGCGTGTACGTCAGTCGTGACCAAACGAAGGCAGAGCGTTACCCGTTAAACAACCCCGCCTCTGACCGCgtggttctggagctgcttGTGCGCGTTGGTCGGGTGAAGCGCATCAACAAGGACAAACATCCCCTGCAGTACACATGGAACGAGGAGGGCTACGACACCGCATGGGTGCCCCCCAACTGTGGCATGAAAGCGGTGCCAAGTGGTCTCGAGGAGGATTGTGTGTTCGACCCCAAAAACATCAAAGTGGTGGCCATCGCAAAAGCACCAGCGGCTGTGCTTCAGGAGCTTCAGCAGCTGGTGGCGACCCACCTCCGGGACCCCGCAGCGGATGGCGCCATTCATGTGTGTCCCCTGTGCATGAGGGAAGTTCGCGCGGGGTCCCACGTTACACAAGCATGCTGGAGCTGCAACCAAGACATCTGCATATTTATGCCTCGACACGTGTGCAGAAGGGTCTAA
- the skic3 gene encoding LOW QUALITY PROTEIN: SKI3 subunit of superkiller complex protein (The sequence of the model RefSeq protein was modified relative to this genomic sequence to represent the inferred CDS: inserted 1 base in 1 codon) — MSSKEVKTELKSAREAIKKKEFKEALKHCKAVLKLEKNNYNAWVFIGLAASELEQPDQAQTAYKKAVELEPEQLLAWQGLANLYEKTDQWDFKDELPNVYQKLVDLYASSDKNKCYELIRKLLDIYHSDKEYLKLAKLWLQLLHLKEEEAVERKELLQLWQEMAQLLLDCLNEEEQHGDIQQHLITAFEKALSLMDAVPGEEHKKVSLDYIRCLSKLPTEEGRLKEACESMLALYPNQSYPLEVLCSHYLNTGAQDEVAVSCFSRLLNLAPNSGLGHLGLGTKALHEGRFKDAIKELQQGLKKMSLNTGWYSLAEAQFKTHKYSDSAVSCSQGLALCASEDQQQREKLLRLKLEALVGSGGEEAASEAMETFSQLPGAKEDPVLLMLKGRAHLNMGHVDQALQVSSELMSSRPNLAQAFVLRGLVQVAQGQQQLAEESFQKAISQSPDCGEYYFLLGKLYWDMGEATRNDRSKAYTHLIKAAKLDPNAGRAFHYLGRYYQEVVCDHGRARGCYKKAFDLDNDDVESGAAAVDLSMKDDDMDSALEMLQSVIEKATPGSGKWAWLRRGLYYLKIGQHQKAIADLQAALRADPEDWVCWECLGEAYLNRRSFTAALKAFGKAHQLHPGSIYSVYQAAAIKQTLGKFKEAVAEYLQITAQQDYVPALKGLGECQLSLAKSLMEDCRDGGAVDLIQQAIVNLFRAVELRPDLSCLWKLLGDACTAVSTVSPNRAQLAIPAALAGLVPDAQNQLLNQAQALKVGERCYVRALRLMPEVPSLWHDLGLNYYHQSRLPCVSGGEENAPCLLLEKAQECLKKAVMLDSASHNHWNALGVISMSKGLENFALAQHCFIKSIEVEQNNVVAWTNIGTLYLKKENIELAHKAFKVAQSLEPLYVNCWIGQALIAEKVGNYDTMDLFRHTTELSTHMEGVKGYAYWVCSTLLDKSNRDSELYRYNIVQMNAVSAAQVALTKYTERIQCDPAAFIMLGYLNEHLHLKRQALHGYQRAVELLQSSSREELVFALGNYGRALSTLGQWDKAACVYKSTQLQELSDVVGLALAYCRAGRLTESRDAYDSALALAATEKEKAYILTAQALLQHRQGNLDLAKTLLFKCSMLKEPISESLLCLCALGLVHSDATLASAALTELLKQGAPSGSVVEQRCLLTCALLALQRNYSAVQREXSRAVHSNPGNASLWALLSRVIPQYYPRKANGGATAGHVACLSSMTQGKRALLYSGVNQLANGRHSGEDSHNNALKMMQRAVLLCPDDPATWAGLMAACHTENTCCYLSGSAPRRQGMEQSLMAIVSEKVCDVEEIERPLAQSLEGWVLQQAVAGLMLAGQLEQAEALCSQVLSVSPEHPGVLLLLRQVQCQQLLGAADHAVLPDGVLEQLNNTVMMNPTNLGAWHWLAEVYRGQGLLLQAVMAYRQSLQLASQLGIHNSQFASLLRLALLALRPCMAGVQGNQWADLILEATAEVLKLGPAPVALLFQALLQFATKMPARETRRSLERLTCVSSQDFPVTVVQVARWYLLRHLHAKGDEELIKVHLQHAKESGDERLLTFHSLLNKSQL; from the exons ATGTCGAGTAAAGAAGTGAAAACTGAACTGAAAAGCGCCAGAGaggctattaaaaaaaaagaattcaagGAGGCTCTAAAGCACTGTAAG GCTGTTCTAAAACTCGAGAAGAACAACTATAATGCCTGGGTGTTCATTGGCCTTGCAGCCAGTGAGTTGGAGCAGCCAGACCAGGCTCAGACAGCCTATAAAAAAGCAGTTGAGCTGGAGCCTGAGCAGCTTCTAGCATGGCAG GGTTTGGCAAATCTTTATGAGAAGACTGATCAGTGGGATTTTAAAGATGAACTACCTAATGTCTATCAGAAGCTTGTTGACCTGTATGCAAG ctctgacaaaaacaaatgttatgAGCTGATCAGAAAGCTGTTGGACATCTATCACTCTGACAAAGAGTATTTAAAG TTGGCAAAGCTTTGGCTGCAGTTGCTTCatctgaaggaggaagaggctgtGGAGAGGAAAGAGTTACTGCAGTTATGGCAAGAGATGGCCCAGCTCCTCTTAGACTGCCTtaatgaggaggagcagcacggGGACATCCAGCAGCAC TTAATCACAGCGTTTGAAAAAGCCTTGAGTCTAATGGATGCTGTACCAGGGGAGGAACACAAGAAGGTTTCACTTGACTACATTAGATGTCTCTCCAAA CTTCCAACAGAGGAAGGCAGACTGAAAGAGGCATGTGAGTCCATGCTGGCCCTGTATCCCAACCAAAGTTATCCACTTGAAGTTCTCTGTTCTCACTATCTCAACACAG GTGCTCAGGATGAGGTTGCAGTCAGCTGTTTTTCACGGCTCCTGAATCTTGCCCCTAACAGTGGACTGGGCCATCTGGGTCTGGGCACCAAAGCCCTGCATGAAGGGAGGTTTAAAGATGCCATTAAGGAGCTCCAACAAG gtttGAAGAAAATGAGCCTGAATACCGGATGGTACAGTCTCGCCGAAGCTCAGTTCAAAACCCACAAATACTCAGACAGTGCTGTGTCATGCTCTCAAG GTCTGGCACTTTGTGCTTCTGAGGACCAGCAACAAAGAGAAAAACTGCTCCGACTGAAGCTGGAAGCGTTAGTtgggagtggaggagaggaagctgccagtgaggccatggagacATTTTCACAG CTCCCAGGTGCTAAAGAAGACCCCGTTCTTTTAATGCTGAAAGGCCGTGCACACCTCAACATGGGACACGTTGACCAAGCTTTACAG GTGTCATCAGAGTTGATGTCCTCCCGTCCTAATCTGGCCCAGGCCTTCGTACTGAGAGGACTGGTCCAGGTCGCACagggacagcagcagctggcggaAGAGAG tttCCAGAAGGCAATTAGCCAGAGTCCAGACTGTGGAGAGTATTATTTCCTGCTAGGGAAACTTTATTGGGACATGGGAGAGGCGACTCGTAATGACAGGAGCAAAGCCTACACACATCTAATCAAG GCTGCAAAGTTGGACCCAAACGCTGGTCGTGCGTTCCACTACCTGGGACGTTATTACCAGGAGGTGGTGTGTGATCACGGGCGCGCACGAGGCTGCTACAAGAAAGCTTTTGACTTGGACAACGATGATGTGGAGTCTGGGGCGGCTGCAGTGGATCTCAGTATGAAAGACGATGATATG GACAGTGCCTTAGAAATGCTCCAGTCAGTCATCGAGAAAGCCACTCCAGGATCAGGAAAATGGGCTTGGCTGAGAAGAGGACTTTACTATCTAAAGATTGGACAGCATCAAAAAGCTATAGCTGA TCTGCAGGCCGCTCTGAGGGCGGACCCTGAAGACTGGGTCTGTTGGGAGTGTTTAGGCGAGGCCTACCTGAACCGCAGAAGCTTCACGGCAGCTTTGAAGGCCTTTGGGAAGGCCCATCAGCTGCATCCTGGTTCTATCTACAGCGTCTACCAGGCCGCCGCCATCAAACAGACCCTTGGCAAGTTCAAAGAAGCAGTCGCTGAATATTTGCAAATCACAGCCCAACAGGATTATGTTCCCGCTCTTAAAG GTCTCGGGGAGTGCCAGTTGTCCCTCGCTAAGAGTCTGATGGAAGACTGTAGAGATGGGGGAGCTGTGGACCTTATTCAGCAAGCAATCGTAAACCTTTTCAG AGCTGTGGAGCTGCGTCCAGACCTGAGCTGTTTGTGGAAACTGCTGGGAGATGCTTGCACAGCAGTTAGCACTGTGTCGCCAAACAGAGCCCAGCTAGCTATACCCGCTGCTTTGGCCGGCTTAGTCCCTGACGCTCAGAATCAGCTTTTGAACCAGGCCCAGGCACTTAAAGTCGGAGAGAG atgttatGTCCGGGCCTTGAGGCTGATGCCTGAAGTCCCCAGTCTGTGGCATGACCTCGGACTCAACTATTACCACCAGTCCCGCCTGCCCTGCGTCTCAGGCGGGGAGGAGAACGCCCCGTGCCTCCTGCTAGAAAAGGCCCAGGAG TGTCTAAAAAAGGCCGTGATGTTGGACAGTGCAAGTCACAACCACTGGAATGCCTTGGGAGTGATTTCAATGAGCAAAG GTTTAGAGAACTTTGCTCTCGCTCAGCATTGCTTCATCAAATCAATTGAAGTAGAGCAAAAT AATGTTGTTGCTTGGACAAATATCGGTACCCTCTATCTGAAGAAGGAGAACATTGAG CTGGCACACAAGGCTTTCAAGGTCGCTCAGTCCCTGGAGCCTCTTTACGTCAACTGTTGGATTGGACAG GCCCTGATAGCAGAGAAGGTTGGAAACTATGACACCATGGATCTCTTCAGACACACCACAGAGCTCAGCACACAT ATGGAGGGGGTGAAGGGTTATGCCTACTGGGTGTGTTCCACCCTGTTGGATAAGAGCAACAGAGACTCTGAACTGTACCGCTACAACATAGTCCAGATGAACGCCGTCTCCGCAGCACAGGTGGCCCTCACCAAGTACACGG AAAGGATCCAGTGTGACCCTGCTGCCTTCATCATGCTTGGCTATTTGAACGAACATCTGCATTTGAAGCGGCAGGCTTTACATGGTTACCAAAG AGCTGTGGAGCTGCTTCAGTCCTCTTCAAGAGAGGAGCTGGTGTTTGCTCTGGGCAACTATGGCCGTGCTTTAAG CACTTTGGGCCAGTGGGACAAAGCAGCGTGTGTCTATAAATCCACCCAGCTTCAGGAGCTCAGCGACGTGGTCGGGCTGGCTCTGGCCTACTGCAGGGCTGGACGCctcacagagagcagagatg CCTATGACAGCGCCTTGGCTTTGGCTGCCACTGAGAAGGAGAAGGCCTACATCCTGACGGCCCAGGCCCTGCTTCAGCACCGGCAGGGGAACCTAGACTTGGCCAAAACGCTCCTCTTTAAATG CTCAATGCTGAAGGAGCCGATTTCCGAGTCTCTCCTGTGTTTATGTGCGCTGGGTTTAGTCCACAGTGATGCTACATTAGCATCCGCTGCCCTCACGGAGCTGCTCAAGCAAGGTGCCCCCTCTGGTAGCGTTGTCGAGCAGCGGTGCCTTCTGACCTGTGCCTTGCTGGCCCTGCAGCGCAACTACAGCGCAGTGCAAAGAG GCTCCCGAGCCGTGCACAG CAATCCTGGAAACGCATCTTTGTGGGCTTTGCTGTCCAGAGTGATACCGCAGTACTACCCCAGGAAGGCCAAT GGTGGAGCAACAGCTGGTCATGTAGCCTGTCTGTCCAGTATGACCCAGGGAAAG agggcgctgttgTACAGTGGCGTGAACCAGCTGGCGAATGGGAGACACTCTGGAGAGGACAGTCACAACAATGCACTGAAGATGATGCAGAGGGCCGTACTTCTCTGTCCTG ACGATCCAGCAACATGGGCGGGATTAATGGCTGCCTGTCACACAGAAAACACTTGCTGTTATCTGTCAGGTTCTGCTCCAAGGAGACAAGGAATGGAGCAGTCTCTCATGGCAATTGTGTCTGAGAAAG TGTGTGATGTAGAGGAAATTGAGCGACCTCTGGCTCAGTCTCTGGAGGGATGGGTGCTACAACAGGCAGTGGCTGGTCtcatgttggcaggacagctaGAACAAGCTGAAGCTCTGTGCTCTCAG GTCCTGAGTGTTTCTCCAGAACATCcaggagtgctgctgctgctgaggcaggttcagtgtcagcagctcctggggGCCGCTGACCACGCCGTCCTCCCAGATGGCGTTTTGGAGCAACTGAACAACACGGTGATGATGAACCCCACCAACCTCGGTGCGTGGCAC TGGCTGGCTGAGGTGTACCGCGGCCAGGGCCTGCTGCTCCAGGCCGTCATGGCGTACCGGCAGAGCCTGCAGCTGGCCTCACAACTCGGCATCCACAACAGCCAGTTCGCAAGCCTCCTCCGCCTGGCCCTGCTGGCCTTAAGGCCCTGCATG GCAGGTGTCCAAGGCAACCAGTGGGCAGACTTGATCTTAGAAGCCACCGCTGAGGTCTTGAAGCTGGGTCCAGCTCCTGTGGCGCTGCTTTTCCAGGCCCTGCTGCAGTTTGCTACCAAAATGCCTGCGAG AGAAACACGGCGTTCCCTGGAGAGGCTGACGTGCGTCTCCTCTCAAGACTTCCCAGTCACAGTGGTGCAGGTGGCCAGGTGGTACCTTCTCAGGCATTTACATGCTAAAGGGGACGAGGAACTGATAAAG GTCCATTTGCAACATGCGAAAGAGAGTGGAGATGAAAGGCTGCTGACATTTCATTCATTGCTCAACAAATCCCAGCTGTAA
- the arrdc3a gene encoding arrestin domain-containing protein 3a — protein sequence MVLGKVKSFTVSFDCLNDSNVPVFSSGDCVSGRVTIEVTGEIRVKSLKIHAKGLAKVRWTESRNAGSNTAYTQNYTEEVEYLNHRDILIGHERDDDNSEEGLTTIHSGRHEYAFSLELPQTPLATSFEGKHGSVRYWVKAELHRPWLLPMKTKKEFTVFEHIDINTPLLLSPQAGTKDKTLCCWFCTSGPISLSAKIERKGYTPGESIQIFAEIENCSSRMVVPKAAIYQTQTFYAKGKMKEVKQLVANLRGESLSSGKTETWSGKMLKIPPVSPSILDCTIIRVEYSLMVYVDIPGAINLSLNLPLVIGTIPLHPFGSRTSSVSSQCSMSWLGMGLPERPEAPPSYAEIVTEEQRQGSLDVPAAREELDGPLFAYIHEFRFQPPPLYSEVDPNPDHASRAEERRLDACPSR from the exons ATGGTGCTCGGCAAGGTAAAGAGCTTCACCGTGAGCTTCGACTGTCTCAATGACAGCAACGTGCCCGTTTTCTCCAGCGGGGACTGCGTCTCAGGGAGGGTAACCATCGAAGTCACCGGAGAGATCCGCGTCAAATCTCTCAAAATCCACGCGAAAGGATTAGCAAAAGTTCGCTGGACGGAATCGAGAAACGCAGGATCCAACACTGCCTACACGCAGAACTACACAGAAGAAGTGGAATACCTGAATCACAGAGATATCTTAATCGGACACGAGAGAG atGATGACAACTCTGAGGAAGGTCTCAccaccatccattcagggagACATGAGTATGCATTCAGCCTGGAGCTTCCACAGAC ACCCTTGGCTACCTCTTTTGAAGGGAAGCATGGCAGTGTGCGCTACTGGGTGAAGGCAGAACTCCACAGGCCCTGGCTCCTGCCCATGAAGACCAAGAAGGAATTTACAGTTTTTGAGCACATTGACATCAACACTCCATTATTGCTG TCACCACAGGCtggcacaaaagacaaaaccCTTTGCTGTTGGTTCTGCACCTCAGGTCCGATTTCCTTAAGTGCCAAAATTGAAAGGAAGGGATACACCCCAG GAGAGTCGATCCAGATCTTCGCAGAGATTGAGAACTGCTCGTCCCGCATGGTGGTGCCCAAGGCAGCCATCTACCAGACACAGACCTTCTATGCCAAAGGGAAGATGAAGGAGGTCAAGCAGCTGGTGGCCAATCTGAGAGGAGAGTCTTTATCCTCAGGCAAGACGGAGACCTGGAGCGGGAAAATGCTGAAGATcccacctgtctctccctccattCTGGACTGCACCATCATCAGAGTGGAATACTCTCTCATG GTATACGTGGACATACCCGGGGCTATAAACCTTTCCCTAAACCTGCCGCTGGTCATTGGTAccatccccctccaccccttcGGCTCCCGCACATCCAGTGtgagcagccagtgcagcatGAGCTGGCTGGGTATGGGTCTGCCTGAGCGACCCGAAG CGCCGCCGAGCTATGCAGAGATTGTGACCGAGGAGCAGAGACAGGGCAGCCTGGACGTGCCAGCGGCCCGAGAGGAGCTGGACGGGCCTCTCTTTGCCTACATTCACGAGTTCCGCTTCCAGCCGCCACCTCTGTATTCTGAG GTTGATCCCAATCCAGATCACGCCAGCCGCGCGGAGGAGCGCCGGCTGGATGCCTGTCCGTCGCGTTGA
- the arsk gene encoding arylsulfatase K isoform X1: protein MSVKLSALILLFLAFHQVLARNRTRPNFLVVMSDAFDGRLTFDPGSKVVKLPFINYLRELGVTFINAYTNSPICCPSRAAMWSGQFVHLTQSWNNYKCLDANATTWMDLLEVNGYLTKMMGKLDYTSGSHSVSNRVEAWTRDVQFLLRQEGRPVTQLVGNMSTVRIMGKDWENIDKATQWIQQRAESSQQPFALYLGLNLPHPYKTESLGPTAGGSTFRTSPHWLEKVSSEQVTVPKWLPGAAMHPVDFYSTFTKNCSGFFTEEEIVNIRAFYYAMCAEADAMLGQLISALRETHLLNNTVVIFTADHGELAMEHRQFYKMSMFEGSSHVPLLFMGPGLMSGVEADQLVSLVDIYPTVLDLADVAPVGSLSGYSLLPLLSTCSSCPGGPHPDWVLSEYHGCNANASTYMLRSGRWKYIAYADGLRVPPQLFDMILDKEELHNVVFKFSEVSAQLDKLLRSIVHYPEVSAAVHRYNKESFVAWRHTLGRNYSQVISSLRWHVDWQRNPLANERAIDKWLYGSF from the exons ATGTCGGTAAAATTATCAGCCctgattttgctttttctgGCTTTTCATCAAGTTTTGGCCCGTAATAGAACCCGACCAAACTTTTTGGTGGTGATGAGTGATGCTTTT GACGGAcgattgacctttgaccctggcaGCAAAGTTGTGAAGCTGCCATTCATAAACTACCTCCGAGAGCTTGGTGTCACCTTCATAAATGCTTACACGAACTCACCCATCTGCTGCCCCTCCCGCGCAG CAATGTGGAGCGGTCAGTTTGTTCACCTCACGCAGTCGTGGAACAACTACAAGTGTCTTGATGCCAATGCGACAACATGGATGGATCTGCTGGAGGTGAATGGTTACCTTACCAAGATGATGGGTAAGCTGGACTACACCTCAGGGAGCCACTCTGTCAG CAATCGAGTTGAGGCGTGGACACGAGACGTTCAGTTTCTTCTGCGCCAAGAGGGCCGGCCTGTTACGCAACTTGTTGGGAACATGTCAACAGTCAGGATCATGGGAAAAGACTGGGAAAACATAGACAAGGCTACGCAGTGGATCCAGCAGAGAGCCGAATCCTCACAGCAGCCATTCGCTCTCTACCTCGGCCTGAACCTGCCTCACCCCTATAAAACCGAATCCCTGGGGCCGACGGCAGGAGGCTCCACCTTCCGTACCTCACCACACTGGCTGGAGAAG GTGTCTTCTGAGCAGGTCACTGTTCCTAAATGGCTTCCAGGCGCCGCCATGCACCCCGTGGACTTCTACTCCACCTTCACCAAAAACTGCAGTGGCTTTTTTACTGAGGAGGAAATCGTGAACATACGAGCCTTCTATTACGCCATGTGTGCTGAAGCTGATGCCATGCTGG GTCAGCTGATCTCAGCCCTGAGAGAAACCCATCTGCTCAACAACACCGTTGTTATATTCACGGCTGACCACGGCGAACTGGCCATGGAGCACCGGCAGTTCTACAAAATGTCCATGTTTGAAGGCAGTTCCCAtgttcccctcctcttcatggGGCCAGGTCTGATGTCAGGCGTTGAGGCCGACCAGCTAGTTTCCCTGGTTGATATATATCCCACCGTCCTGG ACCTTGCCGACGTTGCACCTGTCGGTAGTCTGAGTGGCTACTCgctccttcctctgctgtcCACGTGCAGCTCTTGTCCAGGCGGACCACATCCAGACTGGGTTCTAAGTGAATATCATGGTTGTAACGCCAATGCGTCTACCTACATGCTCAGAAGTGGTCGTTGGAAGTATATTGCTTATGCAGATGGCCTGAGGGTCCCGCCGCAGCTTTTTG ATATGATTCTGGACAAGGAGGAACTGCATAATGTAGTCTTCAAATTCTCAGAGGTGTCTGCACAGTTGGACAAGCTGTTGCGTAGCATAGTGCACTACCCAGAAGTCTCAGCAGCCGTCCACCGGTACAATAAAGAGTCCTTTGTTGCCTGGAGACACACTTTAGGGAGAAACTACAGCCAAGTCATTTCGTCCCTCAGGTGGCACGTGGATTGGCAAAGGAATCCATTAGCCAATGAGAGAGCTATAGATAAGTGGCTCTATGGCTCTTTTTAA
- the arsk gene encoding arylsulfatase K isoform X2, which produces MWSGQFVHLTQSWNNYKCLDANATTWMDLLEVNGYLTKMMGKLDYTSGSHSVSNRVEAWTRDVQFLLRQEGRPVTQLVGNMSTVRIMGKDWENIDKATQWIQQRAESSQQPFALYLGLNLPHPYKTESLGPTAGGSTFRTSPHWLEKVSSEQVTVPKWLPGAAMHPVDFYSTFTKNCSGFFTEEEIVNIRAFYYAMCAEADAMLGQLISALRETHLLNNTVVIFTADHGELAMEHRQFYKMSMFEGSSHVPLLFMGPGLMSGVEADQLVSLVDIYPTVLDLADVAPVGSLSGYSLLPLLSTCSSCPGGPHPDWVLSEYHGCNANASTYMLRSGRWKYIAYADGLRVPPQLFDMILDKEELHNVVFKFSEVSAQLDKLLRSIVHYPEVSAAVHRYNKESFVAWRHTLGRNYSQVISSLRWHVDWQRNPLANERAIDKWLYGSF; this is translated from the exons ATGTGGAGCGGTCAGTTTGTTCACCTCACGCAGTCGTGGAACAACTACAAGTGTCTTGATGCCAATGCGACAACATGGATGGATCTGCTGGAGGTGAATGGTTACCTTACCAAGATGATGGGTAAGCTGGACTACACCTCAGGGAGCCACTCTGTCAG CAATCGAGTTGAGGCGTGGACACGAGACGTTCAGTTTCTTCTGCGCCAAGAGGGCCGGCCTGTTACGCAACTTGTTGGGAACATGTCAACAGTCAGGATCATGGGAAAAGACTGGGAAAACATAGACAAGGCTACGCAGTGGATCCAGCAGAGAGCCGAATCCTCACAGCAGCCATTCGCTCTCTACCTCGGCCTGAACCTGCCTCACCCCTATAAAACCGAATCCCTGGGGCCGACGGCAGGAGGCTCCACCTTCCGTACCTCACCACACTGGCTGGAGAAG GTGTCTTCTGAGCAGGTCACTGTTCCTAAATGGCTTCCAGGCGCCGCCATGCACCCCGTGGACTTCTACTCCACCTTCACCAAAAACTGCAGTGGCTTTTTTACTGAGGAGGAAATCGTGAACATACGAGCCTTCTATTACGCCATGTGTGCTGAAGCTGATGCCATGCTGG GTCAGCTGATCTCAGCCCTGAGAGAAACCCATCTGCTCAACAACACCGTTGTTATATTCACGGCTGACCACGGCGAACTGGCCATGGAGCACCGGCAGTTCTACAAAATGTCCATGTTTGAAGGCAGTTCCCAtgttcccctcctcttcatggGGCCAGGTCTGATGTCAGGCGTTGAGGCCGACCAGCTAGTTTCCCTGGTTGATATATATCCCACCGTCCTGG ACCTTGCCGACGTTGCACCTGTCGGTAGTCTGAGTGGCTACTCgctccttcctctgctgtcCACGTGCAGCTCTTGTCCAGGCGGACCACATCCAGACTGGGTTCTAAGTGAATATCATGGTTGTAACGCCAATGCGTCTACCTACATGCTCAGAAGTGGTCGTTGGAAGTATATTGCTTATGCAGATGGCCTGAGGGTCCCGCCGCAGCTTTTTG ATATGATTCTGGACAAGGAGGAACTGCATAATGTAGTCTTCAAATTCTCAGAGGTGTCTGCACAGTTGGACAAGCTGTTGCGTAGCATAGTGCACTACCCAGAAGTCTCAGCAGCCGTCCACCGGTACAATAAAGAGTCCTTTGTTGCCTGGAGACACACTTTAGGGAGAAACTACAGCCAAGTCATTTCGTCCCTCAGGTGGCACGTGGATTGGCAAAGGAATCCATTAGCCAATGAGAGAGCTATAGATAAGTGGCTCTATGGCTCTTTTTAA